A single genomic interval of Sceloporus undulatus isolate JIND9_A2432 ecotype Alabama chromosome 2, SceUnd_v1.1, whole genome shotgun sequence harbors:
- the LOC121922774 gene encoding C-terminal-binding protein 2-like, translated as MDRHKVKRQRLDRICEGIRPPIGNGPMPARPLVALLDGRDCTVEMPILKDVATVAFCDAQSTQEIHEKVLNEAVGALMYHTITLSRQDLEKFKALRVIVRIGSGYDNVDIKSAAELGIAVCNIPSSSVEETADSTFCHILNLYRRVTWLHQAMREGSRASSMEQIREVAGGAVRIRGETLGIIGLGRVGQAVSLRAKPFGFNVVFYDPYLPDGVERSLGLQRMATLQDLLMQSDCITLHCSLNEHNHHLINDFTIKQMRQGCLLVNTARGGLVEEKALAQALKEGRIRGAALDVHESEPFSFANGPLKDAPNVICTPHTAWYSEQASIESREEAAKEIRRAITGHIPDSLRNCVNKEYLLLAAQWSSIDPAAVHPELNGAAAYRFAPGVVGVANPGLPEPSVEGIVPHGIPSVSHSAPHTPSPGESSKLEPDREVSTDQ; from the exons ATGGACAGGCACAAAGTCAAGCGCCAGAGGCTGGACCGCATCTGCGAAG GTATAAGGCCACCAATTGGTAATGGTCCCATGCCAGCTCGTCCGTTGGTTGCCCTTCTTGATGGCAGGGATTGCACTGTAGAGATGCCTATCCTGAAAGATGTAGCCACAGTTGCTTTCTGTGATGCACAGTCAACTCAGGAAATTCATGAAAAG GTGCTAAATGAAGCTGTTGGGGCTCTGATGTACCACACCATTACCTTGTCCCGCCAGGACCTGGAGAAGTTCAAAGCTCTCCGGGTTATTGTGCGAATTGGCAGTGGCTATGACAATGTGGATATCAAGTCAGCTGCAGAATTAG GCATTGCGGTGTGTAAcatcccttcttcttctgtggaagAGACAGCTGATTCTACCTTCTGCCACATTCTGAACCTTTATCGCCGTGTTACCTGGCTCCACCAGGCTATGCGAGAAGGAAGCAGAGCCTCAAGTATGGAGCAAATCAGAGAAGTCGCTGGAGGTGCTGTGCGTATCCGTGGTGAGACCTTGGGCATCATTGGACTTG GTCGAGTTGGGCAGGCAGTTTCCCTGCGAGCAAAACCCTTTGGCTTCAATGTGGTTTTCTATGATCCATATCTGCCTGATGGAGTGGAGCGTTCCCTGGGCCTGCAGCGGATGGCCACTCTACAAGATCTGCTAATGCAGAGTGATTGTATCACATTGCACTGCAGTCTAAATGAACACAATCACCACCTCATCAATGACTTCACCATTAAACAG atGCGTCAAGGCTGCTTACTGGTGAATACAGCTCGTGGAGGACTGGTTGAAGAGAAAGCTCTTGCTCAAGCTCTCAAAGAGGGGAGGATCAGAGGGGCAGCATTGGATGTGCATGAATCAGAGCCCTTCAG CTTTGCAAATGGGCCCCTAAAAGATGCTCCCAATGTGATCTGTACACCTCATACAGCCTGGTATAGTGAACAGGCTTCCATTGAGTCTAGAGAGGAAGCGGCTAAGGAGATCCGAAGAGCCATCACAG GTCACATACCTGACTCTTTGAGGAACTGTGTTAATAAGGAGTACTTGCTTTTGGCAGCTCAGTGGTCCAGCATTGATCCTGCAGCTGTGCATCCCGAACTTAATGGAGCTGCAGCTTACAG GTTTGCTCCAGGAGTAGTCGGAGTAGCAAATCCTGGGCTGCCAGAGCCATCAGTAGAGGGTATTGTACCTCATGGCATTCCCTCCGTGTCTCATTCTGCACCACACACTCCTTCTCCAGGAGAGTCAAGCAAATTGGAGCCAGACAGAGAAGTCTCCACTGACCAGTAG
- the FAM53C gene encoding protein FAM53C isoform X1, which produces MIPLITEQLQEQSLEELKCTSFNISLPLPDHADVASCGSPFQIAPEGASWRDLTPCPKIHLQDNTSLYQHSSLSLPLPHCSPDDSPQNRLASQTLATSSLVSEKASVPPTKRHCRSLSVPEDLSRWQAVWRPLGSKVWTHIKRRDNSGGDTLAVQPQNVVQGANRLCFNPTPSASHQGVQDGASGGRSPPFFSLALSRESPASVPWETGETLQPYPLQRRFSLSPVRFLPSPQSSTTSTPELLRHQHSLPRSRSQPCDLDTRKCGLKRRHDEDVRWHRPSLDFYKMNQKPFTGGACQLDRSEESGYPSWLLDCSPQAPSAPCSPLSNCIQVLSESEEEEEEEEEESAVRTARQLNWNLASKRTLFQPDFSDLDLTLIEEN; this is translated from the exons CCTTTGCCTGATCATGCTGATGTGGCCAGCTGTGGCAGCCCCTTCCAGATAGCGCCTG AGGGAGCTTCATGGAGGGACCTGACTCCCTGTCCAAAGATCCATCTTCAGGACAACACAAGTCTTTACCAACACTCCAGCTTGAGCCTTCCTTTGCCCCACTGCAGCCCAGACGACAGCCCCCAAAACAGACTTGCATCTCAAACCCTGGCCACCAGTTCACTAGTTTCAGAAAAGGCTTCTGTGCCTCCCACCAAAAGACACTGCCGCTCCCTTTCAGTGCCCGAAGACCTCTCCCGGTGGCAAGCTGTCTGGAGGCCCCTGGGGTCCAAAGTGTGGACGCATATCAAACGCCGGGACAACAGTGGAGGGGACACTTTGGCAGTGCAGCCCCAGAACGTGGTCCAGGGAGCCAACAGACTTTGCTTCAACCCCACCCCCAGTGCCTCTCATCAGGGTGTTCAAGATGGTGCTAGTGGTGGGAGGAGTCCACCTTTCTTCAGTTTGGCCCTATCCCGAGAATCGCCAGCAAGTGTACCATGGGAGACCGGAGAGACTTTGCAGCCGTATCCTCTGCAGCGACGTTTCTCCCTATCGCCAGTCAGATTTTTGCCCTCTCCACAAAGCTCTACCACCTCCACACCAGAGCTGCTCCGCCACCAGCATAGCCTCCCTCGCAGCCGCTCACAGCCTTGTGATTTGGACACCAGGAAATGTGGTCTTAAGCGGCGCCATGATGAAGATGTGAGGTGGCACAGGCCCTCACTTGATTTCTACAAGATGAATCAG aAACCATTTACAGGAGGTGCCTGTCAGTTAGACAGATCTGAAGAAAGTGGCTATCCATCatggttgttggactgcagtccaCAAGCACCCTCAGCTCCATGCAGTCCCCTCAGCAATTGCATCCAGGTGCTTAGTGaaagtgaagaggaggaggaggaggaagaagaggaatcaGCAGTACGAACAGCAAGGCAACTAAACTGGAATTTAGCAAGTAAAAGAACACTCTTCCAGCCAGACTTTAGTGACCTGGATCTAACATTGATTGAGGAGAACTAG
- the FAM53C gene encoding protein FAM53C isoform X3, producing MHILQHQPEGASWRDLTPCPKIHLQDNTSLYQHSSLSLPLPHCSPDDSPQNRLASQTLATSSLVSEKASVPPTKRHCRSLSVPEDLSRWQAVWRPLGSKVWTHIKRRDNSGGDTLAVQPQNVVQGANRLCFNPTPSASHQGVQDGASGGRSPPFFSLALSRESPASVPWETGETLQPYPLQRRFSLSPVRFLPSPQSSTTSTPELLRHQHSLPRSRSQPCDLDTRKCGLKRRHDEDVRWHRPSLDFYKMNQKPFTGGACQLDRSEESGYPSWLLDCSPQAPSAPCSPLSNCIQVLSESEEEEEEEEEESAVRTARQLNWNLASKRTLFQPDFSDLDLTLIEEN from the exons AGGGAGCTTCATGGAGGGACCTGACTCCCTGTCCAAAGATCCATCTTCAGGACAACACAAGTCTTTACCAACACTCCAGCTTGAGCCTTCCTTTGCCCCACTGCAGCCCAGACGACAGCCCCCAAAACAGACTTGCATCTCAAACCCTGGCCACCAGTTCACTAGTTTCAGAAAAGGCTTCTGTGCCTCCCACCAAAAGACACTGCCGCTCCCTTTCAGTGCCCGAAGACCTCTCCCGGTGGCAAGCTGTCTGGAGGCCCCTGGGGTCCAAAGTGTGGACGCATATCAAACGCCGGGACAACAGTGGAGGGGACACTTTGGCAGTGCAGCCCCAGAACGTGGTCCAGGGAGCCAACAGACTTTGCTTCAACCCCACCCCCAGTGCCTCTCATCAGGGTGTTCAAGATGGTGCTAGTGGTGGGAGGAGTCCACCTTTCTTCAGTTTGGCCCTATCCCGAGAATCGCCAGCAAGTGTACCATGGGAGACCGGAGAGACTTTGCAGCCGTATCCTCTGCAGCGACGTTTCTCCCTATCGCCAGTCAGATTTTTGCCCTCTCCACAAAGCTCTACCACCTCCACACCAGAGCTGCTCCGCCACCAGCATAGCCTCCCTCGCAGCCGCTCACAGCCTTGTGATTTGGACACCAGGAAATGTGGTCTTAAGCGGCGCCATGATGAAGATGTGAGGTGGCACAGGCCCTCACTTGATTTCTACAAGATGAATCAG aAACCATTTACAGGAGGTGCCTGTCAGTTAGACAGATCTGAAGAAAGTGGCTATCCATCatggttgttggactgcagtccaCAAGCACCCTCAGCTCCATGCAGTCCCCTCAGCAATTGCATCCAGGTGCTTAGTGaaagtgaagaggaggaggaggaggaagaagaggaatcaGCAGTACGAACAGCAAGGCAACTAAACTGGAATTTAGCAAGTAAAAGAACACTCTTCCAGCCAGACTTTAGTGACCTGGATCTAACATTGATTGAGGAGAACTAG
- the FAM53C gene encoding protein FAM53C isoform X2, producing MWPNEAFAGKPLPDHADVASCGSPFQIAPEGASWRDLTPCPKIHLQDNTSLYQHSSLSLPLPHCSPDDSPQNRLASQTLATSSLVSEKASVPPTKRHCRSLSVPEDLSRWQAVWRPLGSKVWTHIKRRDNSGGDTLAVQPQNVVQGANRLCFNPTPSASHQGVQDGASGGRSPPFFSLALSRESPASVPWETGETLQPYPLQRRFSLSPVRFLPSPQSSTTSTPELLRHQHSLPRSRSQPCDLDTRKCGLKRRHDEDVRWHRPSLDFYKMNQKPFTGGACQLDRSEESGYPSWLLDCSPQAPSAPCSPLSNCIQVLSESEEEEEEEEEESAVRTARQLNWNLASKRTLFQPDFSDLDLTLIEEN from the exons ATGTGGCCTAATGAAGCTTTTGCAGGGAAG CCTTTGCCTGATCATGCTGATGTGGCCAGCTGTGGCAGCCCCTTCCAGATAGCGCCTG AGGGAGCTTCATGGAGGGACCTGACTCCCTGTCCAAAGATCCATCTTCAGGACAACACAAGTCTTTACCAACACTCCAGCTTGAGCCTTCCTTTGCCCCACTGCAGCCCAGACGACAGCCCCCAAAACAGACTTGCATCTCAAACCCTGGCCACCAGTTCACTAGTTTCAGAAAAGGCTTCTGTGCCTCCCACCAAAAGACACTGCCGCTCCCTTTCAGTGCCCGAAGACCTCTCCCGGTGGCAAGCTGTCTGGAGGCCCCTGGGGTCCAAAGTGTGGACGCATATCAAACGCCGGGACAACAGTGGAGGGGACACTTTGGCAGTGCAGCCCCAGAACGTGGTCCAGGGAGCCAACAGACTTTGCTTCAACCCCACCCCCAGTGCCTCTCATCAGGGTGTTCAAGATGGTGCTAGTGGTGGGAGGAGTCCACCTTTCTTCAGTTTGGCCCTATCCCGAGAATCGCCAGCAAGTGTACCATGGGAGACCGGAGAGACTTTGCAGCCGTATCCTCTGCAGCGACGTTTCTCCCTATCGCCAGTCAGATTTTTGCCCTCTCCACAAAGCTCTACCACCTCCACACCAGAGCTGCTCCGCCACCAGCATAGCCTCCCTCGCAGCCGCTCACAGCCTTGTGATTTGGACACCAGGAAATGTGGTCTTAAGCGGCGCCATGATGAAGATGTGAGGTGGCACAGGCCCTCACTTGATTTCTACAAGATGAATCAG aAACCATTTACAGGAGGTGCCTGTCAGTTAGACAGATCTGAAGAAAGTGGCTATCCATCatggttgttggactgcagtccaCAAGCACCCTCAGCTCCATGCAGTCCCCTCAGCAATTGCATCCAGGTGCTTAGTGaaagtgaagaggaggaggaggaggaagaagaggaatcaGCAGTACGAACAGCAAGGCAACTAAACTGGAATTTAGCAAGTAAAAGAACACTCTTCCAGCCAGACTTTAGTGACCTGGATCTAACATTGATTGAGGAGAACTAG